A window of the Desulfobacula toluolica Tol2 genome harbors these coding sequences:
- a CDS encoding methyltransferase domain-containing protein, translating into MKKWLQEHLICPECLDSQTALTLEIQEEHNDDILEGTLNCPGCGSRYLIQEGVAVIVPQKTLPHTKGHTTYNSQSMMSAYLWSHYSEFFNGPDATDAYRKWASYFKQTDGWALDIGCSVGRLSFELSKTHTYVIGVDTSLSFIKKARQLLSDKKLEFDLIVEGHITEERECELDPEYDYNATEFIVADALALPFRSDLFATAASVNILEKLPDPIQHLKEVNRILQKEQANFLFSDPFSWDESVSSPDLWISGRNKGPGKGRGMDNICQLIKGENNVFDPGFIIQEKGDVLWKIRKTQNLWEHITSQFVIGKRD; encoded by the coding sequence ATGAAAAAATGGTTGCAGGAACATTTGATATGTCCTGAATGTCTTGACTCACAAACAGCATTGACGCTTGAGATACAAGAAGAACACAATGATGATATACTTGAAGGAACATTAAATTGTCCGGGCTGTGGAAGCAGATATTTGATTCAGGAGGGCGTTGCCGTTATTGTTCCCCAAAAGACACTGCCTCATACCAAGGGGCATACAACATACAATTCCCAAAGCATGATGTCAGCCTATCTGTGGAGTCATTATTCTGAGTTTTTTAACGGTCCTGATGCCACGGATGCCTACCGAAAATGGGCGTCTTATTTCAAGCAAACAGATGGCTGGGCATTGGATATTGGATGTTCTGTGGGGCGCTTGTCCTTTGAGTTGAGCAAAACACACACCTATGTGATTGGAGTGGATACTTCGTTATCTTTTATCAAAAAAGCCCGTCAGCTTTTATCTGATAAAAAGCTTGAGTTTGATCTCATTGTGGAAGGGCATATCACAGAAGAGCGTGAATGTGAACTGGACCCGGAATACGATTATAACGCCACAGAATTTATTGTGGCCGATGCTCTGGCTCTTCCCTTTCGTTCCGATCTTTTTGCCACAGCTGCCTCTGTCAATATTTTGGAAAAGCTGCCTGATCCGATTCAGCATTTAAAAGAGGTAAACAGAATTTTACAAAAAGAGCAGGCAAACTTTTTATTCTCCGATCCTTTTTCGTGGGATGAAAGTGTTTCAAGTCCGGATCTTTGGATAAGCGGCCGCAACAAAGGCCCTGGCAAAGGCCGTGGCATGGATAATATTTGCCAATTGATAAAAGGAGAAAACAATGTGTTTGATCCTGGTTTTATCATTCAGGAAAAAGGGGATGTGCTTTGGAAAATCAGGAAAACTCAAAATTTATGGGAACATATCACATCCCAGTTTGTCATTGGTAAAAGAGATTAA
- a CDS encoding dihydropteroate synthase, which yields MILFGESLNVISRVIGKEFKEADPAKRNPVPIQEEVLRQKELGMDYIDINLGPAKKFGTELMPWVVNVVQEAVPGMPLLLDSSNIDAIEAGLKVCKPADQPHIINSIMARPERYEKMVPLAAQYDADFVALMWGPEGLPRDENERAALAVELIYFANEAGVANERIWVDGIVTPVNIQQQQLMSLMNFQMMLEEIAPGAKSTCGLSNISNGPPEHLRGILNQTYMVMLEKYGMKSVISDPLDKQLTAIAKGQRQDIVDLIYGMMDGNEPDIAGLDKELQDYAKTYKVIMGETLYSDSWLEI from the coding sequence ATGATACTATTTGGTGAAAGTCTGAATGTCATTTCCAGAGTTATTGGAAAAGAATTCAAAGAAGCAGATCCCGCCAAACGTAATCCAGTACCCATTCAGGAAGAAGTTTTAAGACAAAAAGAACTGGGAATGGATTATATTGATATCAACCTGGGGCCTGCAAAAAAATTCGGCACCGAATTAATGCCATGGGTTGTCAATGTTGTTCAGGAAGCTGTTCCGGGAATGCCCCTTCTTCTTGACTCATCAAACATTGATGCCATTGAAGCAGGACTTAAAGTTTGTAAACCTGCTGATCAGCCGCATATCATCAATTCTATTATGGCACGTCCTGAAAGATATGAAAAAATGGTTCCCCTGGCTGCTCAATACGATGCTGATTTTGTTGCACTGATGTGGGGTCCGGAAGGTCTTCCAAGAGATGAAAATGAAAGAGCCGCCCTTGCCGTTGAATTGATTTATTTTGCCAACGAAGCGGGCGTTGCAAATGAACGGATCTGGGTTGACGGTATTGTAACCCCAGTCAATATCCAGCAGCAGCAGTTGATGAGTCTGATGAATTTCCAGATGATGCTTGAAGAGATTGCACCGGGTGCTAAGTCTACCTGCGGTCTTTCCAATATCTCCAATGGACCTCCGGAACATCTTCGCGGCATTCTCAATCAGACCTACATGGTTATGCTTGAAAAATACGGTATGAAATCCGTCATTTCTGATCCCCTTGACAAACAATTGACTGCTATTGCCAAAGGCCAGCGTCAGGATATCGTTGACCTGATTTACGGCATGATGGATGGCAATGAACCTGATATTGCAGGCCTGGATAAAGAACTGCAGGATTATGCAAAAACCTATAAAGTCATTATGGGCGAAACACTCTATTCTGATTCATGGCTTGAAATTTAG
- a CDS encoding ATP-binding protein, giving the protein MSLKLAIGGKGGVGKTTITSLIARCIAALDKDTKVIAIDADPVANLAAGLGIDESKPITPVSELSDLIAERTGAQPGTMGGFFTLNPKVDDIPDRFSIEKDGVKLLVMGTVQQGGSGCICPESTILKALMNHLVLARNEVVIMDMEAGVEHLGRATSGSVDALIVVVNPGKRSRVAADKIRKLGQDIGIKNIVVLGNRVKSEEDRQLIKDSMPGYQILGFIPEMDEIVTSDRNGTRPFDDINQIPEELKDITKKLIKLSS; this is encoded by the coding sequence TTGAGCTTAAAACTTGCTATTGGCGGCAAAGGAGGAGTTGGTAAAACAACAATCACTTCTTTAATTGCACGATGCATTGCCGCATTAGATAAAGACACAAAAGTCATTGCCATTGATGCTGATCCCGTGGCCAATCTTGCTGCCGGTCTTGGTATTGATGAATCAAAACCAATCACCCCGGTTTCAGAACTATCCGATCTGATTGCAGAACGAACCGGGGCTCAGCCCGGCACCATGGGCGGATTTTTCACACTCAATCCAAAGGTGGATGATATTCCTGACCGGTTTTCCATAGAAAAAGACGGGGTTAAACTGCTGGTCATGGGAACGGTTCAACAAGGAGGATCAGGATGTATATGCCCTGAATCAACCATTTTAAAAGCCTTGATGAATCACCTTGTTTTAGCCAGAAATGAAGTTGTAATAATGGATATGGAAGCAGGTGTTGAACATTTGGGAAGAGCCACTTCAGGATCTGTGGATGCACTTATTGTGGTGGTTAACCCTGGCAAAAGAAGCCGGGTGGCAGCTGACAAAATAAGAAAACTTGGCCAGGATATCGGGATTAAAAATATTGTGGTATTGGGAAACCGGGTAAAATCAGAAGAAGACAGGCAATTGATCAAAGACAGTATGCCTGGCTACCAGATTTTGGGATTTATTCCTGAAATGGATGAAATTGTTACCTCTGACAGAAATGGAACACGGCCCTTTGATGACATTAACCAGATACCGGAAGAATTAAAAGATATCACAAAAAAATTGATCAAACTGTCTTCATAA
- a CDS encoding helicase-related protein produces MPDNTFTKARKEIKDWLKRCLVGPFYESNEQLNQIRPSSLYSCGILYGHMEDPSNEWFSPGDSVGSSVGSSVDDLNDQADEKPVFGVEESPIEQNKAKKASSVCRYRPPSAVGLSFFVNKNIVIEVLLKAARYTKEPGQTWERCALPDDNPNHEDCIILKVPENDQQLNDETPIPILHHQELEQDNQASAQLHVKWRPYPDNNHQDGYILTVSIVNCAVAKKINPEAWEKTHLFQLSFDCHIQAGTVLPYPGNEIDTMAQEDKEFELLYADKTVYAIGHGVSPDWSENNGCITSIKACFIPSYEVPLMKTDVGVIDNTVLQLSCLAKTEHQPKTIQKNLTGFTKAYETWIAGLYKESKALPLGQQNTAFTMLKRLEKTAQRMNQGINCLNDPMVAKAFSFAHEAMLSYMQTRKVKKPLWRPFQLGFLLLTLPSLIDENNPDRDLVDLLWFQTGGGKTEAYLAIIAFLVTYRRMRFPQAGAGTTVIMRYTLRLLTIQQFQRASILMCALELLRRKNPQLLGSEPITAGLWVGGASSPNNFKDAEKILDDALQGNGTGLEKFVVTQCPWCGKKLSLNPDISKSGFCANKGQFYFCCTNSGCDFGGSTNPVLPINVVDEHLYQHPPTLLLATIDKFAMFAWNKDTTIFLGNASRGTGPFRPPDLIIQDELHLIAGEIGTIAGVYEAGFDTVLKLKDHCPKYIASTATIRNAKEQVKKLYARDVNIFPSPGLNWKDSFFARVDKEKPGRLYLGYYSPGLKRTESFAPLGAALLLSPSLWNYSDESIQDAWWTLVAYHGSLRGLGITHNLIGDDVRKYLELYIRRLLDDEQGQTDPLSRGFHEFCRKFKVSKNDDDRERKIINAFLNTRRLYTESGIAELTSNRNANEIRKYLDDLEIPYSEENNQAICVLLCTNMVSVGLDISRLGLMVINGQPFTTGEYIQAGSRVGRNNVPGIVVTHYFRNHARDMSHFENFKAYHQSFYRFVEPTSLTPFSSPARKRALHAALVIVMRHGAGLMGNNMANQINLKDDKIRHAAFCLTRRCSMASPQKGKTTKEHIENLLYEWNDMSGGDGLFKAPLQYQSHSKDKKPLLKRHNEKKMGQTDDDSWVTLQSMRQVDDECGIYFMVPR; encoded by the coding sequence ATGCCTGACAACACATTCACAAAAGCAAGAAAAGAGATAAAAGATTGGCTTAAACGATGCCTTGTAGGCCCTTTTTATGAATCAAACGAACAATTAAACCAGATACGCCCTTCCTCCCTGTATTCCTGCGGTATATTGTACGGGCACATGGAAGACCCGTCCAATGAATGGTTCTCACCTGGTGATTCAGTTGGTAGTTCAGTTGGTAGTTCAGTTGATGATTTAAATGACCAGGCAGATGAAAAGCCGGTGTTTGGCGTGGAAGAAAGCCCTATCGAACAAAACAAAGCCAAAAAGGCTTCCTCTGTTTGTCGTTATCGACCGCCCTCAGCCGTAGGACTCAGCTTTTTTGTAAACAAAAACATTGTCATAGAAGTGCTTCTCAAGGCTGCCAGATACACAAAAGAACCCGGGCAAACCTGGGAACGGTGTGCCTTGCCGGACGACAACCCAAATCACGAAGATTGCATCATACTCAAAGTGCCTGAAAACGATCAGCAGTTGAATGATGAAACCCCCATCCCCATACTGCACCATCAAGAACTTGAACAGGACAATCAAGCATCTGCTCAACTTCATGTGAAATGGCGGCCTTATCCCGACAATAATCATCAGGATGGGTATATTTTAACGGTTTCCATTGTAAACTGTGCTGTTGCAAAAAAAATCAATCCTGAAGCCTGGGAAAAAACCCATCTGTTCCAATTGTCTTTTGACTGCCATATTCAGGCAGGAACGGTTCTTCCCTATCCCGGCAATGAAATTGATACAATGGCTCAAGAAGACAAAGAATTTGAATTGCTTTACGCAGACAAAACCGTTTATGCCATCGGGCATGGCGTTTCTCCGGACTGGTCCGAAAACAATGGCTGCATAACCTCAATCAAAGCCTGTTTTATTCCTTCTTATGAAGTCCCGTTGATGAAAACGGATGTGGGTGTAATTGACAATACAGTGCTTCAATTGTCCTGCCTTGCCAAAACCGAACACCAGCCAAAAACAATTCAAAAAAACTTGACCGGGTTTACAAAAGCTTATGAAACCTGGATAGCAGGGCTATACAAAGAGTCCAAGGCCCTGCCTTTAGGACAGCAAAATACAGCCTTCACAATGTTAAAGCGGCTTGAAAAAACAGCACAGAGAATGAACCAAGGAATAAACTGCCTTAATGATCCCATGGTGGCAAAAGCGTTTTCTTTTGCCCATGAAGCCATGCTTTCGTATATGCAGACGCGCAAGGTAAAAAAACCATTGTGGCGCCCTTTTCAGCTTGGTTTTCTGTTGCTAACCCTTCCCTCGTTAATTGACGAAAACAATCCGGACCGGGATCTGGTTGATCTGTTATGGTTCCAGACCGGAGGCGGCAAGACAGAAGCCTACCTTGCCATCATCGCATTTCTTGTCACCTACCGGCGCATGCGCTTTCCCCAAGCCGGGGCAGGAACCACTGTGATCATGAGATATACATTAAGGCTTCTTACCATACAGCAATTCCAGCGGGCATCCATACTCATGTGCGCACTTGAACTCTTGCGCAGGAAAAACCCTCAACTGCTGGGGTCAGAACCCATAACAGCCGGATTATGGGTGGGTGGAGCAAGTTCACCCAACAACTTTAAAGATGCCGAAAAAATACTGGATGATGCATTACAGGGCAATGGCACAGGCCTTGAAAAATTTGTCGTCACACAATGTCCCTGGTGCGGAAAAAAACTCTCCTTAAACCCGGATATATCAAAATCGGGTTTCTGTGCAAATAAAGGACAATTTTACTTTTGCTGCACCAACAGCGGCTGTGATTTTGGCGGCAGCACCAACCCGGTTCTTCCGATCAATGTGGTGGATGAACACCTGTATCAGCATCCGCCCACGCTTTTGCTTGCCACAATTGACAAATTTGCCATGTTTGCATGGAATAAGGATACCACCATCTTTCTGGGTAATGCGTCCCGGGGAACCGGTCCATTTCGGCCACCGGATTTAATCATTCAAGATGAACTGCACCTGATCGCAGGAGAGATTGGAACCATTGCAGGTGTGTACGAAGCCGGATTTGATACGGTTTTAAAACTCAAAGACCACTGTCCCAAATATATTGCATCCACGGCAACCATTCGCAATGCAAAAGAACAGGTTAAAAAGCTTTATGCCCGTGATGTGAACATTTTTCCGTCTCCTGGACTCAATTGGAAAGATTCTTTTTTTGCCAGGGTAGACAAAGAAAAACCAGGACGCTTATACCTGGGCTATTATTCTCCGGGACTCAAACGAACCGAATCTTTTGCGCCATTGGGTGCTGCTCTTTTGCTGTCGCCTTCCCTTTGGAACTACTCGGATGAAAGCATTCAGGATGCATGGTGGACCCTGGTAGCCTATCACGGCAGTTTAAGGGGACTTGGAATCACCCATAATTTAATCGGGGATGATGTCAGAAAATACCTGGAATTGTATATCCGAAGGTTATTGGATGACGAACAGGGTCAAACAGATCCCTTATCCAGAGGATTTCATGAGTTTTGCAGAAAATTTAAAGTATCCAAAAATGATGACGACCGGGAAAGAAAAATCATTAATGCATTTTTAAACACAAGAAGGCTATATACGGAAAGCGGCATTGCCGAATTGACCAGCAATAGAAATGCCAATGAAATCAGAAAATATCTGGATGATCTGGAGATTCCTTATTCAGAAGAAAACAACCAGGCTATTTGCGTTCTGTTATGCACCAATATGGTGTCTGTGGGCCTGGATATCTCCCGGCTGGGGTTGATGGTCATCAATGGCCAGCCTTTTACAACAGGCGAGTATATACAGGCCGGCAGCCGGGTTGGACGAAACAATGTCCCCGGGATCGTGGTGACCCACTATTTTCGCAATCATGCACGGGACATGTCCCATTTTGAAAATTTCAAAGCCTATCATCAATCTTTTTACAGATTTGTTGAACCGACCAGTTTAACCCCGTTTTCATCACCTGCCCGGAAAAGAGCTTTGCATGCAGCCTTGGTTATTGTGATGCGCCATGGAGCAGGTCTTATGGGCAACAATATGGCGAATCAAATCAATCTTAAAGATGACAAGATCAGGCATGCAGCTTTTTGCCTTACACGGCGCTGCAGCATGGCATCACCTCAAAAGGGTAAAACAACAAAAGAGCATATTGAAAATTTATTGTATGAGTGGAATGACATGAGCGGTGGAGACGGCCTTTTTAAGGCACCGCTCCAGTATCAAAGCCATTCAAAAGATAAAAAACCGTTATTAAAACGGCACAATGAGAAAAAAATGGGGCAAACAGATGATGACAGCTGGGTGACACTGCAATCCATGCGGCAGGTGGATGATGAATGCGGGATTTATTTTATGGTGCCTCGCTGA
- a CDS encoding DUF4405 domain-containing protein: MSMRRIISLTAFLSFFVMLLTSVILYIVPQGRVAYWADWRLWTLSKDQWGAIHINAGFLLLLSIILHIYYNWKPIVLYLKNQAKQITIFTKEFNAALILTIILVVGTYVEIPPFSTIINISDGFKESAAKEYGEPPYGHAELSSIKTFSKKMNIDLKAGIKFLEEAGYKISQDTQTLKEIAKENNISPQQIYLIISRESNKESLFSGKTTTLPENPPPGTGNLTLADFCSQYNLNIKIVTRSLKESNIVSKADMTIKKIGETNKISPTDIYEQIKLITSKNLEN, encoded by the coding sequence ATGAGTATGAGAAGAATTATATCACTTACAGCTTTTTTATCATTTTTTGTTATGCTTCTGACAAGCGTTATTTTGTATATCGTTCCTCAAGGCCGTGTTGCCTATTGGGCTGACTGGAGACTTTGGACTCTCTCAAAAGATCAATGGGGAGCAATTCATATAAATGCTGGTTTTCTTTTGCTTTTGTCAATTATATTGCATATTTATTATAACTGGAAACCAATTGTTCTATATCTTAAAAATCAAGCTAAACAGATAACAATTTTTACAAAAGAATTCAATGCAGCTTTGATTTTAACTATAATATTGGTAGTTGGAACATATGTTGAAATCCCTCCTTTTTCAACAATCATAAATATAAGTGATGGTTTTAAAGAATCAGCGGCAAAGGAATATGGAGAACCTCCATATGGACATGCAGAACTGTCATCAATTAAAACTTTTTCAAAAAAAATGAATATTGATTTGAAAGCCGGAATCAAATTTTTGGAAGAAGCAGGTTATAAAATCAGTCAAGATACCCAAACCCTGAAAGAAATTGCCAAAGAAAATAACATTTCACCACAACAAATCTATTTGATTATCTCCCGAGAATCAAACAAAGAGTCATTATTTTCAGGAAAAACTACTACTCTGCCTGAAAACCCACCTCCAGGAACCGGAAATTTGACTTTAGCGGACTTTTGCAGTCAATACAATCTTAATATCAAAATTGTAACAAGGTCATTGAAAGAATCAAATATAGTATCAAAAGCTGATATGACCATCAAAAAAATTGGTGAAACAAACAAGATAAGTCCAACTGATATCTACGAACAGATAAAATTAATCACAAGCAAGAATCTTGAAAATTAA
- a CDS encoding type I glyceraldehyde-3-phosphate dehydrogenase: protein MKINIAINGYGRIGRCITRALYESEKFYDKINLVAVNEMADANTIYHLTKYDSTHGRFPFNVKNEKSAMVINEDHIKILQEKNIVNLPWKDLNIDAVLDCTGIYNDRQAAELHLLSGAKKVVFSQPAADEMDATIVYGVNHHILRKEHTLISNASCTTNCIIPVLHVLDQVLKIESGSITTIHSAMHDQPVIDAYNPDLRKTRSALQSIIPVNTALEKGISKILPSMEGRFETLAIRVPTTNVSIMDITLLVNKDTNIQAVNNALTRASENDLKNILGVTDEHLVSCDFNHDPRSSVIDLHQTRVSKNRLVKIQAWFDNEWGYSNRMLDTTIAAFEAN, encoded by the coding sequence ATGAAAATTAATATTGCAATCAACGGGTATGGCAGAATCGGACGTTGTATTACCAGGGCTTTGTATGAATCTGAAAAGTTTTATGACAAAATTAATCTTGTGGCTGTCAATGAGATGGCCGATGCAAATACCATCTATCATTTGACCAAATATGATTCCACACATGGCAGGTTTCCTTTTAATGTTAAAAATGAAAAATCAGCTATGGTGATCAATGAAGATCACATAAAAATATTGCAGGAAAAAAATATTGTCAACCTTCCCTGGAAAGACCTGAATATTGATGCCGTACTTGATTGCACAGGAATTTATAATGACAGGCAGGCAGCAGAGCTGCATCTTCTTTCAGGAGCAAAAAAAGTTGTTTTTTCACAGCCGGCAGCAGATGAAATGGATGCTACCATTGTGTATGGAGTTAATCATCATATATTGAGAAAAGAGCATACTCTCATCTCAAACGCATCCTGCACCACCAATTGCATTATCCCTGTCCTTCATGTGCTTGACCAGGTACTTAAAATTGAAAGCGGGAGTATCACCACTATTCATTCTGCCATGCATGATCAACCCGTAATTGATGCTTACAATCCAGACTTGAGAAAGACCAGATCAGCCCTGCAGTCAATCATTCCTGTGAATACAGCCCTGGAAAAGGGAATTTCAAAAATATTGCCGTCCATGGAAGGAAGATTTGAAACACTGGCCATCAGGGTGCCCACAACCAATGTGTCCATAATGGATATAACACTTCTGGTAAATAAGGATACCAATATCCAGGCTGTAAATAATGCACTGACCCGCGCATCTGAAAACGACTTGAAAAATATTCTTGGGGTGACGGATGAACATCTGGTGTCATGTGATTTTAACCATGATCCGAGATCCTCTGTCATTGATCTTCACCAGACCCGGGTCAGCAAAAATAGGCTGGTTAAAATCCAGGCCTGGTTTGATAATGAATGGGGATACTCAAATCGAATGCTGGATACAACTATTGCTGCATTTGAAGCAAACTAG
- a CDS encoding molybdopterin-containing oxidoreductase family protein: MGRKQEGICGLCFHSPGCGVIVHFDEDDKIDRLTPDPDAPLGSVLCPIADSAKQVVYSEKRIQQPLKRVGPKGTLKFEPISWDEAYDIIVENLNSLKHKYGPETVGFYAGTGSYERSFKDIYQLKGSKIYLASSILFPFGSPNTFGVGAPCYTSLGVLAPQLTMGCLHTDMFSDVDNSDLILVWGTDPSTSTPPEMFGRLITAANEGARIIVIDPRRTNAARLPGSEWLPIRPGSDGALALGLSHILIRDDWVDDVFVEDWTLGYDEFAEYVKEFTPEYVAQLTGIETDRIEQLAEEIADSEGASYVMYTGLEYTKSGVQNLRAVMVLWALAGQFDVEGGRCFARRENLIPMDKSCQIQTPGYEKSIGKGHFPVYSYFCGGEPHANLLPKAILESEPYKIRSLFVLGASILTSWPDPQLWQNAFDELDFMVSIDLQLTRDAAWADIVLPATTAFEQESYCYYGNALRLRKKIIEPVGQSRSCYDILAELANRLEYGHLYPQDSKALLEQIVQGTGHTMEDLEQAPKNTVRGKTQPMVYRKWEKGLLRKDGKPGFETPSGKFEIKSTILEQFGYNGLPKYEESIETPVSNPRMLKRYPLILGTGPFKPDMKSCLRAIPDFMEKYPYPMVQMNPEDAAARNIKTKDPVVIKTARGSVMMRAYLTEDIMEGFVYAPVGGGGPQGTDEWKKANVNILTDLEQFDPISGFPVYKTLLCQVKKKKRQRRGIAVQDPSLGCVG, encoded by the coding sequence TTGGGAAGAAAGCAGGAAGGCATCTGCGGACTGTGTTTTCACAGCCCTGGTTGCGGAGTGATTGTTCATTTTGATGAAGATGATAAAATTGACAGATTGACACCTGATCCGGATGCTCCGTTGGGCAGTGTATTGTGTCCTATTGCCGACAGTGCAAAACAGGTTGTCTACTCTGAAAAAAGAATTCAACAGCCATTGAAACGGGTAGGGCCAAAGGGGACTTTGAAGTTTGAGCCGATCAGCTGGGATGAGGCCTATGATATTATTGTTGAAAATCTCAATAGCCTGAAACACAAATACGGCCCTGAAACCGTTGGATTTTATGCCGGAACCGGTTCGTATGAGCGCTCTTTTAAAGATATATACCAGTTGAAAGGGTCCAAGATCTATCTGGCCAGCAGTATTTTATTTCCTTTTGGATCACCCAATACTTTTGGAGTCGGTGCCCCCTGCTATACGTCTCTTGGTGTTCTGGCACCTCAATTGACCATGGGATGTCTTCATACTGACATGTTTTCAGATGTGGATAATTCAGATCTGATTCTTGTCTGGGGAACAGATCCTTCCACTTCCACGCCTCCTGAAATGTTTGGACGGCTTATCACGGCAGCCAATGAAGGTGCCCGTATTATCGTAATTGATCCCAGGCGCACAAATGCAGCCAGGCTGCCCGGCAGTGAGTGGCTGCCCATAAGGCCTGGATCTGATGGCGCTCTTGCACTGGGGTTATCCCATATACTGATCAGGGACGACTGGGTAGATGATGTTTTTGTTGAAGACTGGACATTGGGATATGATGAATTTGCAGAGTATGTAAAGGAATTTACTCCTGAATATGTGGCTCAATTGACAGGCATTGAAACTGATCGGATCGAACAGCTGGCTGAGGAAATAGCAGATTCTGAAGGGGCCAGCTATGTCATGTATACCGGACTGGAATATACCAAAAGCGGTGTCCAGAATCTTCGGGCTGTCATGGTACTCTGGGCCTTGGCAGGGCAATTTGATGTGGAGGGCGGCCGGTGTTTTGCCAGGCGGGAAAATTTGATTCCTATGGATAAAAGCTGTCAGATTCAAACTCCTGGATATGAAAAATCCATTGGAAAGGGCCATTTTCCAGTGTATTCTTATTTTTGCGGCGGAGAACCCCATGCAAACCTTCTGCCCAAAGCCATCCTTGAATCAGAACCTTATAAAATCCGATCTTTGTTTGTTCTGGGGGCTTCCATTTTGACATCATGGCCAGACCCGCAGTTATGGCAGAATGCGTTTGATGAACTGGATTTCATGGTTTCTATTGATCTGCAGCTCACAAGGGATGCTGCCTGGGCTGATATTGTTCTTCCCGCCACAACTGCGTTTGAGCAGGAATCCTATTGTTATTATGGTAATGCGCTGAGGCTAAGAAAAAAAATCATTGAGCCTGTTGGCCAGAGCAGGTCTTGTTATGATATCCTGGCTGAACTGGCAAATCGTCTGGAATACGGGCATCTTTATCCCCAGGACAGCAAGGCGCTTCTTGAACAGATAGTTCAAGGGACCGGGCATACCATGGAGGATCTGGAACAGGCTCCGAAAAATACAGTCCGGGGTAAAACTCAACCCATGGTGTATCGAAAGTGGGAAAAAGGATTGCTCAGAAAAGATGGAAAACCGGGATTTGAAACACCCTCCGGGAAATTTGAAATCAAGTCCACCATTCTTGAACAATTCGGATACAATGGTTTGCCAAAATATGAAGAGTCCATAGAAACTCCTGTCAGCAATCCGAGGATGCTCAAACGTTATCCCCTGATTCTCGGCACCGGCCCTTTTAAACCGGATATGAAGTCCTGCCTGAGAGCCATACCTGATTTTATGGAAAAATATCCTTATCCCATGGTCCAGATGAACCCTGAGGATGCTGCGGCACGAAATATTAAAACCAAAGATCCGGTAGTGATTAAAACAGCCAGGGGATCGGTTATGATGCGGGCCTATCTCACCGAAGATATCATGGAAGGATTTGTCTATGCTCCGGTTGGCGGCGGAGGCCCTCAGGGGACGGATGAATGGAAAAAAGCAAATGTCAATATTTTAACAGACCTTGAACAATTTGATCCGATTTCAGGATTTCCTGTTTATAAGACCTTGCTGTGTCAGGTTAAAAAGAAAAAACGTCAGCGCAGAGGCATTGCTGTTCAAGATCCCAGTCTGGGATGTGTAGGGTGA